The region AACAAAACCATCTACTCCGAAGAAGTCTTTTGGATAACCTAAATTTACACCAGCAAAAATTTGAGCTTGATCATAAGGATTAACATGACCTTGAGCCCCCAAACGACATGGAGGTCCAGGCAAAGGAGTACCAGGAGCAGCAACGTCAACTTGAGATGAACCTTGATTAACAGCTCTTCTTGGACCTGTAGTATTATTTTGAATACCACCTGTAAAGATTCTACCAGAACGTGGATCTGTTAAATTTGGATAATTAACACCTGAACCAGCAACAATTTCTTGAGAACCAGCAGCAGGGTAATTAGTTGTAGCATAACTTTGTAATGATTTCCAAGCGTGACCAGTCATAGCAATGAATAATCTATTTGCTTGATTGTTTTCAGCAGCATCCCAGAAGAATGTATTTGCAATTGGATTTACATTTGCATCTGTTGAACCATCAAAACCAGGATTAATTGCAACATTATCACTTAAGAAAGAAGCAGAAGCTAAATCATTTAATTTAGCAGTTCTAAAAGCAACAACATTAGCATCTGTAGATTCAGACATTCTTAAACACATTCTTAATTGGATAGTGTTAGCGAATTCAATCCACATATTTAAGTCACCATGTAACATGATGTCTTTTTGATCAATAAGCTCAGCAACAGCAGGATCAGCGTTATTGATTAAATCTCTAGCTTCTTCTAATTCAGTAACTAAAGCTTTGTAAATTTCAAAGTCATCATCATAAGAAGGTGTTACATTTGCATTACCTTTCCATGCTTCAGTATAAGGAGCATCTCCATATAAATCAACGATGTACTGCATGTAATGTGCTTTACAAATTTTTGCTACCGCTTGATAATAATCGTATTTACCATTATCATTTGGATATTTCAAAATACCATCAAAGTTTTTAAGTTGACGGTAAAGTCCATCCCAAATTCCATTATAAAATGAATTATCTACATTAAGTTGTAATTCTTTATCATAACCATTACCATAAGAGTTAACGTTTCTAGTCCATGAATTCATGAACACGTTTCCTAACTGATTCATAGTAGTAGCTTGAACTCTATATGTAGATAACTGAGCACCAGGCAATAATTGAGCCGGAGTTACTTTCTCATACAACAATTGATTTTCACTGTTGTTGATATCTAAATATTGGTCGCACGAGAATAGCGTTAAAGCTAAAACAGGTGCTAAAAATTTAATTTTTTTCATAAACAATTTTTTAGAATGTTAAATTAACATTGAATCCTAAAGTTCTAGTAGTTGGGTACTGTCCGATATTCATAATACCTTGAGCATTTCCTGTTGTATTAGAAGCTTCTGGATCACCATAACTATTATTTGCTAAACCATTTTTAGGTTTAATTAAAGAACCATCAGCTAAGAATACAAATGGATTTCTAGCTTGAACTCCAATTCTGAAAGTTTCTAAACCAGCTTTTTCAATTAATTTTTTAGGTAAAGAATAGCTTAAAGATAACTCTCTAATTTTTAATGCAGCCGCATCAATTATGTTAGCTTCTCCAACCGCTCTGTGTGTAGTTGTAAAGTAATTTAATACACCAACAGTTCCAACAGTATTGAATGCAGGAGTAGTATTAACATCACCTGTTGGAGTTACACCAGGAACAACATATCCTTGAGTTCTATCAAATCCAGCAGTATCTAAATCACCACCTGTGAAGTATAGTAAGTTTTTAGCAAATGAATAAGCTGAAGCACCTGTACGGAAATCAGCTACTGCTGTTAATTTAAACCCTTTATATTCAAATGAATTTGTTAAACCAATGATATAATCTGGCACACCTTTACCTAATTTTTGGAATGTTGAAGTTCTTCTTGGTAAACCATTACCATCTACAATAATATTACCGTTATCATCTCTAATAAATGCAGTACCTTTAATTAATGGGAACTCTTCACCTACTTCAGCAAAAATACCAATTTGCGTATTAGATTGTAAGTTTACACTGTTAACTCCATTTTGTAATGCAGTAACTTTAGTTTTATAAGTTGTATAACTTGCTCTTAAGTCCCATTTAAAATCTTTAGTTTTAACAGGAGTTAAACCTAAATCAATTTCAAAACCTTTATTCTCTAAATCCCCAACATTTGTTAACAATGTAGCGTTACCTGAAGCAGAAGATGTAGTAGCATTAGTCATCAAATCTTTTGTATTTGTGATATAGTAAGATCCTTCTAAAGTAATTCTATCTTTGAAAAATCCTAACTGAGCACCAACCTCAAAAGTATTAGCGAATTCTGGTTTAATATTAGCATCTGTTTGATTAGGATTATAACCATAAGCTGATAAATTACCAAATGGGAAACCTGAAGGTAATACAGATAAGTTAGTAATTCTATATGCTCCTACAGCAGAAGAGTTACCTACTGATGTATATGATGCATTAATTTTAGCATAATTTAAAACACTGTTGTCTTTTAAACTAGCAAAAGCTTTAGTAGGGATGAATGAAACCCCAACAGATGGATAGAAATAAGCATCTTTAATAACAGATGATTTTTCTAATCTTCCAGTAGCATTTAAGAATAAATAATCTTCATAAGCTAAATCTAAGTTAGCAAAACCAGCAACACTTCTTGTTCTTGTTTTAGCATTGTTTAACAATGAAGGATTTGTAGGGTTTAACACGTTTGTAATGTGATAAAAACCTAATACATCTAAATTAGTACCTCCTTGAGAAGTTATTCTAAATAATCTATCTTGAATGTTGTTACCAACATTAACTTTCATATTAATTTTGTCAGTTAACATATAATCAAAGTTAACCATTAAATCTCCATAAAAGTTTCTTGAAGCAGATTGGTTAGCAAAATAAGAAGAAGTTGTTGCAGAACCTCCTAAGTTCTCGTAAGATTCGATAGTTGCACCATAATAATCATAAGGAGCAATACTAAATTCAGTAGAGATATTAGTAAACTCATCTCTATGAGATTGAGCCTCAGAACTGATTACTTGGATATTACCTCTATATGAAGCACTAATGTGTTTGTTGAAGTCATAACCTAAGCTAATGATACCATTCATGATATTTGATCTGTTATCAAAACGTGCTGCTTTAGAAATCCAATAAGGATTTTGTGCATATACAGTCCAGTGACCTTCATTACCAGAATTTTTAAATCTAGATACAGGAACGTTAATAGCCGTTTGAATTAAATCATCCATCAAATCACTATCCGTTTGAGAAGTTCTTTGAGTAATGTAATTCACGTTACCATCAATACTGAATTTACCAACTTTTTTACCAGCTTTGAATAAGAATGAATTTCTAACTAATTCATCACCATCAACTACGAAATCAGTAGTTTGTCTGTTTACCGATAAAAATGCATAAGAATCAGCACCTCCAACATTAAAGTTGAAACCGTTTTGTAAAATTACACCCGTTTTAAAGAATTGTTTAATATTATCTTTAATTGGTTTCCATTCTGTAAATAAGAAGTTTCCGTCAGCTTGTGGCATACCTACAGGAACAGTAGCTGGCATTCCAGCACCTTCAAATGCAGGACCCCATGAACCATTTTCCCAAGGC is a window of Flavobacterium indicum GPTSA100-9 = DSM 17447 DNA encoding:
- a CDS encoding SusD/RagB family nutrient-binding outer membrane lipoprotein, producing MKKIKFLAPVLALTLFSCDQYLDINNSENQLLYEKVTPAQLLPGAQLSTYRVQATTMNQLGNVFMNSWTRNVNSYGNGYDKELQLNVDNSFYNGIWDGLYRQLKNFDGILKYPNDNGKYDYYQAVAKICKAHYMQYIVDLYGDAPYTEAWKGNANVTPSYDDDFEIYKALVTELEEARDLINNADPAVAELIDQKDIMLHGDLNMWIEFANTIQLRMCLRMSESTDANVVAFRTAKLNDLASASFLSDNVAINPGFDGSTDANVNPIANTFFWDAAENNQANRLFIAMTGHAWKSLQSYATTNYPAAGSQEIVAGSGVNYPNLTDPRSGRIFTGGIQNNTTGPRRAVNQGSSQVDVAAPGTPLPGPPCRLGAQGHVNPYDQAQIFAGVNLGYPKDFFGVDGFVMTYSEACFLQAEAALRYPALFSNAQYWFEEGITDNFAFRNAALGTYITSINSRPNFGWTGTDSQKLHAIMYQKWVALMGINAIESYIDYTRTGYPLTPLSSVAIQSRKPYRLIYPVSEYVANSANVPPMTSNDVFVINSMTPFWRQ
- a CDS encoding SusC/RagA family TonB-linked outer membrane protein gives rise to the protein MRSKFKWIFTLLVAFTMQFSFAQQKTVTGTVISDGAGLPGASVVIKGTSQGTTTDSAGKYSIKAKEGDVLVVTFIGKPEQSATVGASNVVNFTLASTDQVIDVVVVEGALGIKRTKDAVVSAQKQVGNKELTQAANPNAIQALTGKVSGLQINTTSNGVTADTRIVIRGNRSITGNNQALVVIDNAISSAAVLAQLPPDIIENVNVIKGAQGSALYGEQGVNGVILVTTKRGTKKDKFTFGLNSSVDFETVSFVPERQMQYGQGWAADPGFAGPDLPAGTGFVPWENGSWGPAFEGAGMPATVPVGMPQADGNFLFTEWKPIKDNIKQFFKTGVILQNGFNFNVGGADSYAFLSVNRQTTDFVVDGDELVRNSFLFKAGKKVGKFSIDGNVNYITQRTSQTDSDLMDDLIQTAINVPVSRFKNSGNEGHWTVYAQNPYWISKAARFDNRSNIMNGIISLGYDFNKHISASYRGNIQVISSEAQSHRDEFTNISTEFSIAPYDYYGATIESYENLGGSATTSSYFANQSASRNFYGDLMVNFDYMLTDKINMKVNVGNNIQDRLFRITSQGGTNLDVLGFYHITNVLNPTNPSLLNNAKTRTRSVAGFANLDLAYEDYLFLNATGRLEKSSVIKDAYFYPSVGVSFIPTKAFASLKDNSVLNYAKINASYTSVGNSSAVGAYRITNLSVLPSGFPFGNLSAYGYNPNQTDANIKPEFANTFEVGAQLGFFKDRITLEGSYYITNTKDLMTNATTSSASGNATLLTNVGDLENKGFEIDLGLTPVKTKDFKWDLRASYTTYKTKVTALQNGVNSVNLQSNTQIGIFAEVGEEFPLIKGTAFIRDDNGNIIVDGNGLPRRTSTFQKLGKGVPDYIIGLTNSFEYKGFKLTAVADFRTGASAYSFAKNLLYFTGGDLDTAGFDRTQGYVVPGVTPTGDVNTTPAFNTVGTVGVLNYFTTTHRAVGEANIIDAAALKIRELSLSYSLPKKLIEKAGLETFRIGVQARNPFVFLADGSLIKPKNGLANNSYGDPEASNTTGNAQGIMNIGQYPTTRTLGFNVNLTF